One part of the Futiania mangrovi genome encodes these proteins:
- a CDS encoding branched-chain amino acid ABC transporter permease, whose product MDAVLLQILNGLDKGSAYALIALGLTLIFGTLGVVNFAHGALFMIGAFCAVVVQKTLTLSKVVLSETEKTPWGTPKEIHTYYVQEWFGDFGLVLQDYSVPVAILLALPVMLLAGIAMERGLIKHFYKRPHADQILVTFGLAIVLQEIVKALFGANPIPQPAPQALQGALDVGTMIGFDPGVIVYPYWRFIYFVFAAAVVSAVFAFLQYTTFGMVVRAGMADRETVGLLGINIDKRFTAMFGFAAVVTGLAGVMYAPILSPDYHMGMDFLVLCFVVVVVGGMGSLPGAVAAGFLLGVLQSFAAMNEVKAILPGIDQIIIYLVAVVILLTRPRGLMGRKGVMED is encoded by the coding sequence ATGGACGCGGTCCTTCTGCAAATCCTGAACGGGCTCGACAAGGGCAGCGCCTATGCGCTCATCGCCCTTGGCCTGACCCTGATCTTCGGAACATTGGGCGTCGTGAACTTCGCGCACGGCGCGCTGTTCATGATCGGCGCCTTCTGCGCGGTCGTGGTCCAGAAGACGCTGACCCTGTCGAAAGTGGTCCTCAGCGAGACCGAGAAGACGCCCTGGGGCACGCCGAAGGAGATCCACACCTATTATGTGCAGGAGTGGTTCGGCGATTTCGGCCTGGTGCTGCAGGACTATTCGGTGCCCGTGGCGATCCTGCTGGCGCTGCCGGTGATGCTGCTGGCGGGCATCGCGATGGAGCGGGGCCTCATCAAGCACTTCTACAAGCGCCCCCATGCCGACCAGATCCTCGTGACGTTCGGCCTCGCGATCGTCCTGCAGGAGATCGTGAAGGCGCTGTTCGGCGCCAATCCGATCCCGCAGCCCGCGCCGCAGGCGCTACAGGGCGCGCTGGACGTGGGCACGATGATCGGCTTCGACCCGGGCGTGATCGTCTATCCCTACTGGCGGTTCATATATTTCGTTTTCGCCGCGGCCGTGGTGTCCGCCGTCTTTGCATTCCTGCAGTACACGACCTTCGGGATGGTGGTCCGCGCGGGCATGGCGGACCGGGAGACGGTGGGCCTGCTCGGCATCAACATCGACAAGCGCTTCACGGCCATGTTCGGCTTCGCCGCCGTGGTGACCGGACTTGCGGGCGTGATGTATGCGCCGATCCTGTCGCCCGACTACCACATGGGCATGGACTTCCTCGTGCTCTGCTTCGTGGTGGTCGTCGTGGGGGGCATGGGCTCGCTGCCGGGCGCTGTCGCCGCGGGCTTCCTTCTGGGCGTCCTGCAGAGTTTCGCCGCCATGAACGAGGTCAAGGCGATCCTGCCCGGCATCGACCAGATCATCATCTATCTTGTGGCCGTCGTCATCCTGCTGACGCGGCCGCGCGGTCTCATGGGCCGCAAGGGTGTCATGGAGGACTGA
- a CDS encoding GntR family transcriptional regulator translates to MADAAPSPGVRSGAVERVYTGLRKLLIEGAYPPGTHLREESLASQLGVSRTPVREAIRKLATEGWLDIIQNQGAFVRRWSRADIEEVLSLRAMLESHAARHAARHATVGQIAEMKAICSRALSLLPCEDPQAIAEVAALNSRFHKLILDASGQRRTAAIIANLVELPITLRYFKQLEPDDMERSIREHRALVEAFETRDPHWAAALMEAHVHGGKSLFLGRVTSLGEDDMTAEEPAGDVGSNTNSGN, encoded by the coding sequence ATGGCGGACGCGGCACCGTCACCCGGGGTTCGCAGCGGGGCAGTTGAGCGGGTCTACACCGGGCTTCGCAAGCTGCTGATCGAAGGCGCCTATCCGCCGGGCACGCATTTGCGGGAGGAGAGCCTGGCAAGCCAGCTGGGCGTCAGCCGGACGCCGGTGCGGGAGGCGATCCGCAAGCTCGCAACGGAAGGCTGGCTCGACATCATCCAGAACCAGGGCGCCTTTGTGCGCCGCTGGTCGCGGGCCGACATCGAGGAGGTGCTGAGCCTGCGCGCGATGCTCGAAAGCCATGCCGCGCGCCACGCCGCCCGTCATGCGACAGTTGGGCAGATCGCTGAAATGAAGGCGATATGCAGCCGCGCCCTATCCTTGCTGCCATGCGAGGATCCGCAGGCCATCGCGGAAGTCGCAGCGCTGAACAGCCGCTTCCACAAGCTGATCCTCGATGCCTCGGGGCAGAGGAGGACGGCGGCGATCATTGCCAATCTCGTCGAACTTCCGATCACGCTGCGGTACTTCAAGCAGCTGGAGCCTGACGACATGGAGCGCAGCATCCGGGAGCATCGGGCGCTTGTGGAAGCCTTCGAGACCCGCGACCCCCATTGGGCCGCTGCACTCATGGAGGCGCATGTGCATGGCGGAAAATCCCTGTTCCTTGGCCGTGTGACGTCTCTCGGCGAGGACGATATGACCGCGGAGGAGCCTGCGGGGGATGTGGGCTCCAACACAAATTCGGGGAATTGA
- a CDS encoding ABC transporter ATP-binding protein — MGILEVRNVSKRFGGLQALNNVNLTVEQGSVHAIIGPNGAGKSTLLNCFVGRLTPDTGSVMFDGHSLLGAKPHQINQFGVSRVFQTPEIFTDLTVLENVMIPTFAKRDGAYKLNPLARVSQETEVRDHAEATLSDVGLLDKRKMVASSLSRGDKRRLEMAMCLAQDPKLLLLDEPTAGMSRADTNRTIDLLKQIGESRGITKVIIEHDMHVVFSLAQKIAVLAQGTVIVEDVPENIKGHPKVREAYLGEAQV, encoded by the coding sequence ATGGGTATTCTCGAGGTTCGCAACGTCTCCAAGCGCTTCGGCGGTCTGCAGGCGCTCAACAACGTCAACCTGACGGTGGAGCAGGGCAGCGTCCACGCGATCATCGGGCCGAACGGCGCGGGCAAGTCGACCTTGCTCAACTGTTTCGTCGGCCGCCTGACGCCGGACACCGGCTCCGTCATGTTCGACGGGCACAGCCTGCTTGGCGCCAAGCCGCACCAGATCAACCAGTTCGGCGTCAGCCGCGTGTTCCAGACACCTGAGATCTTCACCGATCTGACCGTGCTGGAGAACGTGATGATCCCGACGTTCGCCAAGCGCGACGGGGCCTACAAGCTCAATCCGCTGGCCCGCGTCTCGCAGGAGACAGAGGTGCGCGACCACGCGGAGGCGACGCTGTCCGACGTCGGTCTCCTCGACAAGCGCAAGATGGTCGCCTCCTCGCTGTCGCGCGGGGACAAGCGGCGGCTGGAGATGGCGATGTGCCTGGCGCAGGATCCCAAGCTCCTGCTGCTCGACGAGCCGACGGCGGGGATGAGCCGCGCCGACACGAACCGCACCATCGACCTGCTCAAGCAGATCGGCGAGAGCCGCGGCATCACCAAGGTCATCATCGAGCATGACATGCACGTGGTCTTCTCGCTGGCGCAGAAGATCGCGGTGCTGGCGCAGGGGACGGTGATCGTCGAGGACGTGCCGGAGAACATCAAGGGCCATCCCAAGGTCCGCGAAGCCTATCTCGGGGAGGCCCAGGTATGA
- a CDS encoding amidase, with amino-acid sequence MPDDAIRPHLSPSPQPAAGRGGPGWSLGVAEASRRISAGILTPAELLESVLSRIGEVDGAVRSYIRVMAEEARAAAAEATADIAAGHWRGPLHGIPFAVKDNYDVAGVAATAASHARLDRVPARDAALVTALRDAGAILVGKLATWEYGTGNGGEYFDLPFPPARNPWDLSRFTGGSSTGAGASVAAGTALFALGSDTTGSVRLPAGGTGMTGIIPTPGLLSLEGILPNCYSLDVPGPICRTAEDTALVLDALAPGRGFARASTQGIAGLRIAVVRDKGPGFPAPDAPLAAAFEMALRVLADLGAIVEEVRLPVPAAECLAVTQMIGPSESAAIHEEELRTRPGDLGRALRDKLLAGSSVRAVDYIQALRRRTEVAYAIDALMARFDALVTYGTLHLPPRLGVEPEMTAYTLETMLAPFNLSASPALVQCTGFTAEGLPTHWQIVGNRGDEAMALRVAAAYERETRWGDRWPDIPAEAPPPPPVAAPERTEPSGAFRERAARMGLGHLNDVDMARMEELEERAVSRGAALPRPRAKEVQPGFGLQRPPV; translated from the coding sequence ATGCCAGACGACGCGATCCGGCCGCACCTATCGCCTTCGCCGCAGCCAGCGGCGGGCCGCGGCGGGCCGGGCTGGTCTCTCGGCGTGGCGGAAGCCTCCCGCCGGATTAGCGCGGGCATCCTGACACCGGCAGAGCTTCTGGAATCGGTTCTTTCCCGGATCGGCGAGGTCGACGGCGCGGTCCGCAGCTACATCCGCGTGATGGCGGAGGAGGCGCGCGCGGCGGCGGCAGAGGCTACGGCGGACATCGCCGCAGGGCATTGGCGCGGGCCGCTGCACGGCATCCCCTTCGCGGTGAAGGACAATTACGATGTGGCGGGCGTGGCCGCGACGGCGGCGAGCCATGCGCGCCTCGACCGCGTTCCGGCACGCGATGCGGCGCTCGTGACCGCGCTGAGGGACGCGGGCGCCATCCTCGTCGGCAAGCTGGCGACATGGGAGTACGGAACGGGCAACGGCGGCGAGTACTTCGACCTGCCGTTCCCGCCCGCGCGCAATCCCTGGGACCTGTCGCGCTTCACGGGTGGGTCGTCGACGGGTGCGGGAGCATCGGTCGCGGCGGGAACGGCGCTGTTCGCGCTCGGCTCCGACACCACCGGGTCCGTGCGCCTGCCCGCGGGCGGCACCGGCATGACCGGGATCATTCCGACGCCCGGGCTGCTGAGCCTCGAGGGCATCCTGCCCAATTGTTATTCGCTGGACGTGCCCGGACCGATCTGCCGCACGGCGGAGGATACCGCGCTCGTGCTCGACGCGCTCGCGCCGGGCAGAGGGTTTGCGCGGGCTTCGACGCAGGGGATCGCCGGTCTCCGGATTGCCGTGGTGCGCGACAAGGGGCCGGGATTCCCTGCGCCCGACGCGCCCTTGGCGGCAGCCTTCGAGATGGCGCTGCGGGTTCTCGCCGATCTCGGTGCCATTGTCGAAGAGGTTCGCCTGCCGGTCCCGGCCGCTGAGTGCCTTGCCGTCACGCAGATGATCGGCCCGTCGGAATCCGCCGCGATCCACGAGGAGGAACTGCGCACGCGACCGGGCGACCTGGGGCGCGCGCTGCGCGACAAGTTGCTTGCAGGGTCGTCTGTGCGCGCCGTCGACTACATCCAGGCGCTGCGCCGGCGGACCGAGGTCGCGTACGCCATCGACGCGCTGATGGCGCGGTTCGACGCGCTCGTGACCTACGGCACGCTGCATCTTCCGCCCCGCCTCGGCGTGGAGCCGGAGATGACCGCCTACACGCTGGAGACGATGCTCGCGCCTTTCAACCTGTCGGCGAGCCCCGCGCTCGTCCAGTGCACGGGTTTCACGGCGGAGGGGCTGCCGACCCATTGGCAGATCGTGGGCAACCGCGGCGACGAGGCCATGGCGCTGAGGGTTGCGGCGGCCTACGAGCGTGAAACCCGCTGGGGGGACCGCTGGCCGGACATTCCCGCGGAGGCGCCGCCGCCCCCACCGGTCGCGGCGCCGGAGAGGACCGAGCCTTCGGGGGCGTTCCGCGAACGTGCCGCGCGCATGGGTCTGGGCCACCTGAACGATGTCGACATGGCGCGGATGGAAGAGCTTGAGGAGCGCGCGGTCAGCCGCGGCGCAGCCTTGCCCCGTCCGCGTGCAAAGGAGGTTCAGCCCGGCTTCGGGCTGCAACGGCCCCCGGTCTGA
- a CDS encoding ABC transporter ATP-binding protein, with amino-acid sequence MTLTDADFGRASASHLGRQEYAYFSAHEIHAYYGESYIVQGVSFNVHEGEILALLGRNGAGKTSTLRTIARVDSPALTRGEIWLDHKPLHEMKSYQAAANGVALVPEDRRIIPGLTVEENLQLAQIAPPHGWSIQRIYELFPRLGERRKQEGVTLSGGEQQMLAIGRALARDVKLLLLDEPYEGLAPVIVQEIERTLVEIKALGMTTIIVEQNAIAALKLADRAVILDMGCVVFDGTAQEVLDNAELREEYLAI; translated from the coding sequence ATGACACTGACAGACGCCGACTTCGGCCGCGCCTCCGCCAGCCATCTCGGGCGGCAGGAGTACGCCTATTTCTCCGCGCACGAAATTCACGCCTATTACGGCGAGAGCTACATCGTGCAGGGCGTGAGCTTCAACGTGCACGAGGGCGAAATCCTTGCGCTTCTCGGCCGCAACGGGGCGGGCAAGACCTCGACGCTGCGCACCATCGCGCGCGTCGACAGCCCGGCCTTGACCCGTGGCGAGATCTGGCTGGACCACAAGCCGCTGCACGAGATGAAGTCCTACCAGGCAGCGGCGAACGGGGTCGCGCTCGTGCCGGAGGACCGGCGGATCATTCCCGGCCTCACGGTGGAGGAAAACCTCCAGCTCGCCCAGATCGCGCCGCCGCACGGCTGGTCGATCCAGCGGATCTACGAGCTGTTTCCGCGGCTCGGCGAGCGGCGCAAGCAGGAAGGCGTCACGCTTTCGGGCGGCGAGCAGCAGATGCTCGCCATCGGGCGGGCGCTGGCGCGCGATGTGAAGCTGCTGTTGCTCGACGAGCCCTATGAAGGGCTCGCGCCCGTGATCGTGCAGGAGATCGAGCGCACGCTGGTCGAGATCAAGGCCCTCGGCATGACCACGATCATCGTGGAGCAGAACGCCATCGCGGCCCTCAAGCTCGCCGACCGCGCGGTCATCCTCGACATGGGCTGCGTGGTGTTCGACGGTACCGCGCAGGAGGTTCTCGACAACGCAGAGCTGCGCGAGGAATACCTCGCGATCTGA
- a CDS encoding substrate-binding protein, protein MSEFTINRRGLLKTSAIVGAGLAMPTIFTSAARAYTNEPKGGTVTLGFNVPQTGAYADEGADELRAYQLAVKHLNGEGDGGMLNTFSSKVLKGNGILGKKVAYVTGDTQTKSDAARASAQSMIQKDGAVMITGGSSSGVAIAVQGLCQEAGVIFMAGLTHSNDTTGKDKKANGFRHFFNAYMSGAALAPVLKANYGSDRKAYHLTADYTWGWTQEESIAAATEGLGWETVAKVRTPLGAGDFSQYLTPVLNSGADVLILNHYGRDMVNSLTQAVQFGMRDKMVNGKKLEIVVPLYSRLMAQGAGKNVKGIFGSTNWHWSLQDEGSKAFVKSFGQEYGFPPSQAAHTCYVQTLLYADACERAGTFNPCGVVKALEGFEFDGMGNGPTLYRAEDHQCFKDVLVVKGKENPESQFDLLEVVDVTPAAQVTYPPDHPMFAGGNLGTCSAGA, encoded by the coding sequence ATGTCTGAATTCACGATCAATCGCCGCGGTCTGCTGAAGACCAGCGCCATCGTGGGCGCCGGCCTTGCCATGCCGACGATCTTCACGAGCGCGGCGCGCGCCTACACGAACGAGCCCAAGGGCGGCACCGTGACGCTGGGCTTCAACGTTCCGCAGACGGGCGCCTATGCCGACGAGGGCGCTGACGAGCTGCGCGCCTATCAGCTTGCCGTCAAGCACCTCAATGGCGAGGGCGATGGCGGGATGCTCAACACCTTCTCCTCGAAGGTGCTGAAGGGCAACGGCATCCTCGGCAAGAAGGTCGCCTATGTGACCGGCGACACGCAAACGAAGTCGGACGCCGCGCGCGCCTCGGCCCAGTCGATGATTCAGAAGGACGGCGCGGTGATGATCACCGGCGGCTCGTCCTCGGGCGTCGCGATCGCGGTGCAGGGCCTCTGCCAGGAGGCGGGCGTCATCTTCATGGCGGGCCTCACGCACTCCAACGACACGACGGGCAAGGACAAGAAGGCGAACGGCTTCCGGCACTTCTTCAACGCCTACATGTCGGGCGCGGCGCTCGCACCGGTGCTGAAGGCCAACTACGGCTCCGACCGCAAGGCCTATCACCTGACCGCCGACTACACCTGGGGCTGGACGCAGGAAGAATCGATCGCGGCCGCGACCGAGGGCCTCGGCTGGGAGACGGTGGCGAAGGTCCGCACGCCCCTCGGCGCGGGCGACTTCTCGCAGTACCTGACGCCGGTGCTGAATTCCGGCGCGGACGTGCTGATCCTCAATCACTACGGCCGCGACATGGTCAACTCGCTGACCCAGGCGGTGCAGTTCGGTATGCGCGACAAGATGGTCAACGGCAAGAAACTCGAGATCGTCGTGCCGCTTTACTCGCGCCTCATGGCGCAGGGTGCCGGCAAGAACGTGAAGGGCATCTTCGGCTCGACCAACTGGCACTGGTCCCTGCAGGACGAGGGCAGCAAGGCCTTCGTGAAGTCCTTCGGCCAGGAATACGGCTTCCCGCCGAGCCAGGCGGCCCATACCTGCTACGTGCAGACGCTGCTCTATGCGGATGCGTGCGAGCGGGCGGGCACGTTCAACCCCTGTGGTGTCGTCAAGGCGCTGGAAGGGTTCGAGTTCGACGGCATGGGCAACGGTCCGACCCTCTACCGGGCCGAAGACCACCAGTGCTTCAAGGACGTACTCGTGGTGAAGGGCAAGGAGAACCCGGAATCGCAGTTCGACCTGCTGGAAGTCGTCGACGTCACGCCGGCCGCGCAGGTCACCTATCCGCCGGATCATCCGATGTTCGCGGGCGGCAACCTCGGCACCTGCAGCGCGGGCGCCTGA
- a CDS encoding branched-chain amino acid ABC transporter permease has protein sequence MTATRTNDTLLMIGFTVAVLAMPLILAPFGAGYPDLMQRFAIYGIFAIGFNLLFGLTGYLSFGHAAFLGVGSYTAVWMFKLLTLNVLPAIVLAIVVSGLFALVIGFVSLRRSGIYFSILTLAFAQMSYNLAYSVLTPITNGETGLQINLDDPRILDPKLETGDLPLTNIFGFHMNDVFWNPTFLGQQLQFSYGFYTCALVLIVAFYISLRVFRSPFGMMLRAVKTNQNRLNYTGVNTRPYTLAAFVISGMYAGLAGALLACMDPLAGAERMQWTASGEVVLMTILGGAGTLLGPVLGAGFIKYFENIFSKVNNNVLHEAFAFLPDGLEDFVVWIVSPFVGAGWHLTLGAVFMLVVIFLPGGLLEGAQRIVNLLTGRSAKGGSRSSGAASAPAE, from the coding sequence ATGACGGCGACGCGCACCAACGACACCCTGCTGATGATCGGCTTCACCGTCGCCGTGCTGGCGATGCCGCTCATCCTCGCGCCCTTCGGTGCGGGCTACCCCGACCTGATGCAGCGCTTCGCGATCTACGGGATCTTCGCCATCGGCTTCAACCTGCTGTTCGGCCTGACGGGCTATCTCTCCTTCGGCCACGCGGCCTTCCTGGGCGTGGGGTCCTACACCGCCGTCTGGATGTTCAAGCTGCTGACGCTGAACGTGCTGCCCGCCATCGTGCTGGCGATCGTCGTCTCGGGTCTCTTTGCGCTGGTGATCGGGTTCGTCTCCCTGCGCCGGTCGGGCATCTATTTCTCGATCCTGACGCTCGCCTTCGCGCAGATGAGCTACAACCTCGCCTATTCGGTGCTGACGCCGATCACGAACGGCGAGACGGGACTGCAGATCAATCTCGACGATCCGCGTATCCTCGATCCGAAACTCGAAACCGGCGACCTGCCCCTGACCAACATCTTCGGGTTCCACATGAACGACGTGTTCTGGAATCCGACCTTCCTGGGCCAGCAGTTGCAGTTTTCCTATGGCTTCTACACCTGCGCACTCGTGCTGATCGTGGCGTTCTACATCTCGCTGCGGGTCTTCCGCTCGCCCTTCGGGATGATGCTGCGGGCGGTGAAGACGAACCAGAACCGCCTCAACTACACCGGCGTGAACACGCGGCCCTATACGCTTGCGGCCTTCGTGATCTCGGGCATGTACGCGGGCCTCGCAGGTGCGCTGCTCGCCTGCATGGACCCGCTGGCCGGTGCGGAGCGGATGCAGTGGACGGCCTCTGGCGAGGTGGTGCTGATGACCATTCTCGGCGGCGCAGGCACGCTGCTGGGTCCAGTCCTCGGTGCAGGCTTCATCAAGTATTTCGAGAACATCTTCTCCAAGGTGAACAACAATGTCCTGCACGAGGCGTTCGCCTTCCTGCCCGATGGGCTGGAGGACTTCGTGGTCTGGATCGTCAGCCCGTTCGTCGGCGCCGGCTGGCACCTGACGCTGGGCGCGGTGTTCATGCTGGTCGTGATCTTCCTGCCGGGCGGCCTGCTGGAGGGCGCGCAGCGCATCGTCAACCTGCTGACCGGGCGCAGCGCGAAGGGCGGATCGAGGTCGTCCGGCGCGGCCTCGGCGCCGGCCGAATAG